In Leptodactylus fuscus isolate aLepFus1 chromosome 2, aLepFus1.hap2, whole genome shotgun sequence, one genomic interval encodes:
- the LOC142193543 gene encoding uncharacterized protein LOC142193543 codes for MTFLRSRRMKATEPPSRTYPGLLILLTALSLSSGADYVQRGSDITDCSMKCPHTESVLEVYRVCGGDESNLLELWCDSMWYRNHLESRLHLNTSSGCWTLTDAGKDDSCVYNTVYHSNGGSSRRSVHITVLDPVLVSNITSNSSRLGQDIAVSVQFSGEEAAVTWEVDEGPVPDRYRLIDDNRTMIIPSAWIDDARRRLHVRITNPVSEETRKYQLKITVPDDDCQREWVKEMNNRRPLRSRSLSECGQLRTTF; via the exons ATGACTTTTTTGCGCAGCCGGAGGATGAAGGCGACCGAGCCCCCGAGCAGGACTTACCCAG GTCTCCTCATCCTCCTGACCGCACTATCACTCTCATCAGGCGCAGACTATGTACAGAGAGGATCAGACATCACTGACTGCAGCATGAAATGTCCTCATACAGAAAGTGTCCTGGAGGTGTACAGAGTCTGTGGGGGTGATGAGAGTAATCTCCTGGAGCTGTGGTGTGATAGTATGTGGTATCGTAACCACTTAGAGTCCAGACTGCACCTGAACACAAGCAGCGGGTGCTGGACCCTGACAGATGCCGGGAAGGACGACTCCtgtgtgtataatactgtgtatcacAGTAATGGAGGAAGTTCCCGGCGCTCCGTACACATCACTGTACTAG ATCCAGTTCTCGTCTCCAACATCACCAGTAACTCCAGCAGGCTGGGTCAGGACATTGCTGTGAGCGTCCAGTTCTCTGGAGAGGAGGCGGCTGTGACCTGGGAGGTGGACGAGGGGCCTGTCCCTGACCGATACCGGCTGATAGATGACAATAGGACCATGATCATCCCAAGTGCCTGGATAGACGATGCCAGGAGGAGACTCCATGTCCGTATCACAAACCCAGTCAGTGAGGAGACCCGAAAATACCAGCTgaagattacag TACCGGACGATGACTGTCAGAGAGAATGGGTGAAGGAAATGAACAACAGACGTCCCCTGAGGAGTCGATCATTGAG TGAGTGCGGCCAGCTGAGGACGACGTTCTAG